One bacterium genomic window, CTCGCCAAAATAGTGCACCTGGCCTATGCGATAGTCGAGATAATCGAATTCGAGTACCTCTTCGAGTCCCACCGCCAACACATCGAGATCACGTCCCGCCAGCCCGCCGTAGGTCGGAAATCCCTCAATCACCACCATCAACTCTGCGATCTTGTTATAAAGCTCTTCATTGTTGATCGCGATCAATCCGCCGATATTCGCCAGGCCGTCTTTTTTGGCGGACATCAGGGCACCATCGCAGCAGTCGAACATCTCATGCGCGATCTCCCGGATAGACTTCTCATGATACCCCGCCTCATCCCGCTTGACGAAATAGCAGTTCTCCGCAAATCGTGCCGCATCGAAATAGAACGGAAGCTTGTATCGATGGCAGATCTCTGCCGTCTCATGAATATTCGCCATCGAGACTGGCTGACCGCCCGAAGAATTATTGGTGACAGTCAACATCACCGCCGCGATCGATTGCACTCCCTTTGCCTTGATGAATTCCTCAAGTCGAACGATATCCATATTCCCTTTGAATGGGATCGGCTCATTCGATGATGCTTCCTTGCACGGCAGGTCTATCGGTATTCCCCCCTTATGCATCACATTGGCGCGGGTTGTATCAAAATGGGTATTATTGATGACATACTGCCCAGGCTTCATCATCGAACTGAACATCAGGTTTTCAGCCACTCTCCCCTGATGCACCGGGATCGCAAACTTCTTGCGGAAAAGCTGTTGGACACGGTTCTCGAACCGCCGATAGGATTGCGCGCAGGCATATGACTCATCCCCCATCATCAGCGCCGCCCACTGCGCATTGGACATCGCCCCGGTCCCTGAATCGGTCAACAGATCGATATAGATATCAACGGCATCTATTTTGAAAAGATTGTATTTGGCTGCCTGGATACGGGCGAGTCGCTCGCCACGGCTCATGAGCCGGATCGGCTCGATCGCCTTGATTCGATACGGTTCGGCAGGTTGACGTCGGACTCCCATGGGATAGTCTCCTTTGTCTCACGTTGTTGGTTAGCACACTTTCACTACTTCAACAACCCAGACTAGTCGACCGCCTTGATCCTCCGTCGATGGTACCT contains:
- a CDS encoding tryptophanase is translated as MGVRRQPAEPYRIKAIEPIRLMSRGERLARIQAAKYNLFKIDAVDIYIDLLTDSGTGAMSNAQWAALMMGDESYACAQSYRRFENRVQQLFRKKFAIPVHQGRVAENLMFSSMMKPGQYVINNTHFDTTRANVMHKGGIPIDLPCKEASSNEPIPFKGNMDIVRLEEFIKAKGVQSIAAVMLTVTNNSSGGQPVSMANIHETAEICHRYKLPFYFDAARFAENCYFVKRDEAGYHEKSIREIAHEMFDCCDGALMSAKKDGLANIGGLIAINNEELYNKIAELMVVIEGFPTYGGLAGRDLDVLAVGLEEVLEFDYLDYRIGQVHYFGEKIKDAGMPIIEPTGGHAVFVDAGRLLPNIPVDQFPGQGLAIAFYVEGAVRTVEIGSLMFGGVDSATGKKYSATKELVRMAIPRRVFTNSHLDYVAEVAERIVAQKNQIPGYRITREPALLRHFTCEMEALQSQPAHV